Part of the Desulfonatronum sp. SC1 genome is shown below.
ACAATGCAGCAGATGCGCACACTCCATTCATGTCTTTGTTGGAATGCCGGGGCACGAAAAGCGACCCGCAAGCTTGAGGAACCAAGCGACGCCCAGGCCCAGATACTGAAGGCCATGGGCTACGGAGTGAGCAGTGGGGTCTTACAGGAATTGGCGACTTAACACACCGAAATCACTTGCGTTTTCAAAAAAAATGACGTTCAATCTGTTAAACTCCTGTCAAACTCTCACGTATGAATAAATACGCTTCGATCTTGAACCCTTTTTGCTCCTTGCACTTGGGGTTTTTGAACGGACTGTGGAAAAAGACGTTTTCTACAGTCAGTTAACCGCCTTTCATCCACAACAGGTCTCCCTCAATATGCACATTGATAGGGTTGACGCCGTGCCGAACGTCCTGGCCATCTTCCAGGGGGTGCGGTGAATCCGCGTGCGGAGTATCATTAAATATGCTGACTCGGAGTACTTTGGGGCGAAACCAATATCCCGCGGCGCGTGTATTGGCGTTGGAAACCAGTAGTAGCAACTCCTGCAAGTCAATCCAGCCGATATCCCTGGATACCGACATGGGGATGGACACCCATTGGTCTGGATTGATCCGGGATGTCCGGACCTGGTCCCACAGTTGGTTCCAAGATTCTGCTTCAGCAATTTGTATTGCCCTGGCTTGCTTGGCTGCCTCCACTTGTGCCAGTTTTATTCTGGCTTCGTGCATGCGACGGCTTTGGGCCTGAAAATTTCCCCAAGTCGTAACAAACATAGAGGCGGAGCCAGCAAGCATCATGGCGACGACACACACCGCGATCCATTTTTTCATTAATCACTCGCTCAAGACCTAGAAATTCATCTCGGAGATCAGATCGTACACGGGCAGCAACAGGCCGGCGATGAGCACTCCAAATATCAGGCCCATGAAGACCAGCAAGGCAGGTTCAAGTGTTTTGCCAAGCACTTCGACCATATTCGTCAGTTTTTCACGGTAGACCTTGGCCACGTAACCGGTCTGCTCCTCCATGCGCCCAGATTGTTCGCCGATGTTGATCATGCGGATCGCAAAAGAAGGCAAGACATGAGACTGGCGCATGGAAGAAGAGATGTTGTTGCCGCTCTTGATGCTAACCTTGGCCTCTTGCAAGCGCTTTTTGTACACGGTGTTCGGGGTGGCATCACTGATAATGTCAAAGGATCTCAAAACTCCGATTCCTGCTCCGAGCAAAATCCCCAGGTACTCAGAGATTCTGGAGGCCATGGATGTTTCCAGAATGCTCCTGAGCAGCGGGAGCTTTAGGAGCAGGTAGTCGGTGGCATAGCGGAAAGGAGGCCATCCGCGGCGCAGAATGAAAGTCAAGGCCAATATGGCCGTCAGCGCAAGGCCGGCGATGCCCAAGTATGCACGGGTCCATTCGCCAACCTTGATCAGAGCTCGAGTGATCAAGGGGAGGTCTACGTCCATGTCCAAAAATAATTGGAGCAGGTTCGGTACCACGTACCAAAACCAAAATATGGTTGCCGCCATGATCAGTGTGATCAAAAAGAGAGGGTAGATTAAGGCACGCTTGGTGCTGCTGATGATTTCCTGCATGCGCCGGAGATGCTCGGAGGCTTTGAGCAGAATGCTGTCCAGGTTGCCGGTCTCCTCGCCGATTCTGGCCAGGTTGATGACCATGGGTGGGAAGACCCCGGGGTGACGCGCCATGGCTGCGGCAAAAGTCTGGCCAGAGACGATATCCGAGCGAATGAACTTGAGCGTCATGCGCAGCATTTTGTTGGAGGTGTCTTGAATTATTTCATCAAGTGCTTCCAGGATGGAGACACCCGCACCCAACTGGACGCCCATGTTGTTCAGAAATTCCGCGAGTTCTGATCGGTTGACCCGTCCGACGCCGTAGGAGGATATCTTGCTGAGGGTCGCGGATAGGCCGCTCAAGCGGCGAATGTTCAGGACAATGCTGCCCTGGTGCTCCAGATAGCGGATGGCCGGGGATTCGTCCGAAAAAGGCAGGTTGGCCACGCCACGTTCCATTATGCCCTTATCGTTTATTATGTTGTAGCTGAAAAATGACATGGCCAGCCTATATTCAGATGACAGACGACAGGAAACAGATGGCGGTAAAAACAGTATGTCGAAATACTGTCTTCAATCAAAAACTCGGCATCGGGCTCTTTGCGGGTACATCTCATGTCATGATTCACCCGGTTGGCAGTCGCGAAAAAGCAAAAAAAAAGGTTGCCAAAAAAAACCTCGACTCCAGTCAAGGTAATTTCGAAGGCAACCCGGCTGTCCCGTTCCGGGACCCGTGGCTTTCCGTCCCTGCCTCGCGACAGGTTTGGCTTTGGTTCTGGTCAGTTGATTCTACACAGGACTCTGGAACTGCTGCTCATAGTATGGGCGTGGTTTTTGGTCAATACGGTTGCGCGTACATTGATGCGATTAAATACCCTTGCGCAAGACGCCCAATACGCGCTGGACCTCCCGGACCGTGGTCATGTGTTGTAATATCTTGAACCTGGCTATTTCAAACATGTCCTGAAAATGATGCTTCCTGGCGGTTTCCATAAGCTCCGAGGGCGGTGCGCTGTTTTGCACAGCCAAGCGGAATTCGCGGGTGAAGATAATTATTTCATAGGTCAGGGTGCGCCCGAAGTAGCCGGTTCGGTTACAGAAAGTACACCCGTTGCCTCTGACCAGGCTTTTGGGTTCCGCCTGAAGGTAGTCAATTTCTTCCTGACTGGGTTCGTATTCCTCAATGCAGTGGGGGCATACCGTACGTAACAGGCGTTGGCTGACCAGCGCGTTAAGGCTTTCAGACAGGGCCAGGTTGTCCATGCCCAGCCCGCGTAGACGTGGGAGGGCTCCCAGAGCGGTGTTGCTGTGCAGTGTGGAAAGAACCAGGTGTCCGGTCAGGGCCGCGTTCAAGGCGGTTTTGGCAGTCTTTTCATCCCTGATTTCGCCGATAAGGATAACGTCAGGGTCGTGGCGGAGGAATGAGGGCATGGCATCGGCGAAATCGTATCCCGCGGGTAGATTTACTTGGGTCTGTCGAGCCAGGGGGACGAGGTATTCAACGGGGTTTTCAACGGTGAGCACGTTCTTGCCGAGAAGATCCAGAGATGTCAGGCCTGCAACCAGGGTAGTGGTTTTACCGGCACCGGTGGGGCCGCTGAGCAGGATGATGCCGAAGGGCTCTTCAAAAATCCTGTTCATCCGCTCCACATCTTTGGGTAAAAAACCCAGAGCGTCCAGGCTCTGGCTGGCTCGTTCCTGAGGCAGGAGGCGCATGACCATGTTTTCACCGAAAGGGGTGATTATTGATGAAGTTCGGATGTCGTATTTTTGTTCCAGAAGCGTCACGGACCAACGTCCGTCCTGGGGCAGTCGCTGCTCAGAGATGTTCATGCCGGCTTGAAGCTTGATGGCGCTGATCAGGCGCCTCAACTGGGGCTGGAGGTGGATTTCGTTGACGAGGACGCCATCCACCCGGAAGGCCACACTGAGACCCTGATCCATGGGACGGATATGCACGTCCGAGGCTCGACGTTTGACTGCCAGCAGAAGCAGGTGGGTCAAAAAATTATCCAGGCTGACCGTCTGGCTGGAGTCTGCTGCCAACACTATGGCTTCCTGCTCCAGCATTTTTTCAACGGGGTTATCCAGAAAGTAGAAGTATTTATATATAGCCGAGACCAGTTTACTGTCTTCAGCAATAACAAACGAGGGACGCAACCCCATACCCCGAAACACCGCCTGCTCCAGGCGTTGGTCAGGAAGTTCCGAGGTCGCCGTGATTAAACGGTCGCCTTCAACGCGGATGGGAAATATCCGCAGAGACATACACGAGTTTTTGTTGAAGCGTGGTAAAAGAGAAAGGTCAGGAACCTCCTTGTCCATATCCACGAGTTCCAAATTCAGTTGCTGAGAAAGAATCCTGGCAAGGGAGAGTTCCGAGGCAAGACCGATGCGGAGAAGAACTTTCCCCAGCTTTTCCTTGGTTACGCGCTGAACTTGCAGAGCATAGCGGAGTTGTGTCTCGGTAATATAACCTTTGCTTTTCAGCAGGTCGCCGATGCGGATGGGTTCGGTCACGGTTATGATTCCTTCAGTTACGCGTGAGAATGGGAATGTCTTAAGATTCTCGCGGTATTTCTGCCATGAAGCTATTCTACTGGTGCCGAGTCAAGGCAGCAATCCACAAGATGGTTTCTGGATCAGGGAACCCAGTATGTTGAACAGGCCATTCTCTTTGAAAGTTATTTATTGCCTGCCACATCATGAATCCAGCTGTTCCGTCTTCAGGGCCATCATAGTAGCCTAGTTTTAATAGCATTCTCTGTAACATGTCAATTTTTTCGTTTTTGAGTCCTGGAAAAAATTTTTCAATGCTCAAAACAGGCTCCCACAATGCTATCCATTTTGGTTCTCCTTCAGCGTGATCCTTCCCGCGAGCAGTGTTCCAGGCCAGTGCGGAATACCGGATATTGTCTCGGGGAGGAAGCTCTCGCAAGCGAACCATTTGCAAATGTTCCGGCAACTGCTGTTCAAGGATGCCGGGGTCATTTTTGTGCAAAGCCTGGTTCAGCACTGGAAGCAAGTGCTCCAGGTTGTGTCGACTTAAAAAAGTGACATGGGAGGACGGAGGGGGCGTTTCAGTCGCAAAGGGATGTGGCGCATGGGACGCATGATCATCGATTTGATCTGGCCTTGAGACGGACTCTGTGTCCCGAGCGACCTGGGGCTGTTGAACAACTGGGCCACTTCCTTTTCCCTGGCCCTGGTTTGATGCGTGAAGCAGGGCGGATGGCGCGCCTGCAGCGGCAGTTGGATATGGATCGGACCTGGAGAGAGTTTCGGATGGGGAAAACGCGTGGAAGAAGAACCCCAGAGTCAGCAGCAGCGTCGCGGCCGCTCCAAGCCAGATGAGCTGTTTGGTGGCGGGCCGCATGCCAAGGCGGGCCGCAACGTCGAGTTGGTATTCGGCAATTTCAGTTACCGCCTCGTTCATGATTTTCAAATTGATCTCGGTGGCGTTGTAGGCCACCAAACCATACAGGGTCCGCTCCATGATCAGGTTGATCATTCTCAAATTGCCCTGAGTGGCTTGCCACAAGCGGTCTGTGGCCGCCTGCTCCACCAAGAGTTCCGCCCCCACGCTCGCGAGTTTGTACTGAACGTATCGGGTCGTATCTTTTTTGCCCAGAGGGTCCAATGTCAAAAATATACCGATTCTGCTACGGAGTTGGCGCAGGTTGGGCCGATCCAATTTTTCCTTGAGTTCAGGCTGGCCAACTAAAAGGATCTGCACCAGCTTTTTTTCCTCCTGCTCCAGGTTGGAAAGCATCCTCAGAGCTTCCAGTGTTTCCAGAGAAAGATTGTGCGCCTCGTCGACGATGATTGCGCAATTGTGACCCTGAGCGGACCGGTCAAGAAAAAAACGGTGCAAAAGTTCGATCAGGCGGGCCAGATTGAGGTCGTCATCTGCTTCCAGGCCAAAGTCTCTGGCAATAGCCAGTAAAAGTTCCTTGCGATCCAGGAGACTGTTGAAGACCCAGGCCGTGGCGAGGTTCTCGCCTTCCAGGGCATGCAGAAACTGATACAACAGGGAGGTCTTGCCGACTCCAACCTCGCCAACAAGAACAAGAAAGCCTTTTCGAAAATTAATGCCATGGTGCAGTTCTTCCAGAATACGCTTGGTGTTGGCAGTGTGAAAATAGCCCTTGGTGAAAGCAGACGGAGAAAACGGGTTGGCATCCAACTTCAATATAGAAATGATGTCGCTTTCCATGTGAACACCTGTAAAATAAAAAATATAACGTGCAATATTACTTTATTTACTGTCTGAGACTCAAAGACGGCACAGTAAAGCGTTGTCCATTGAAATCTATCCATTTTTGTTTGGTCGTGATGATTACAGCTCGTTTAAGGTCGTGTCAAGGCAGTGCAAAATTCTCCTTTACCAACTCTCTTTGGAAAGACGGAGGACTGTTTCTGTTGAGGATAGTTCGATATCCCCTCGCTGATGAGTATTATCATGCATGGTTAAAACGGAGTTGCCTGCGTCCCGTCAACATATGCTCGACGATCATCCAAAGAAGAGTTTCACCTCCTCGTCCCGCAGAATCTTGGCCGTCTCTCGCATCTTCAGACTGACGACTTGGGCCGTGGTGCTGGTTTGCAGTTGGTGGAGCACTTCTTTTTGGACGGCATCCTCGGCCTGGGCCAGTTTGGTCAGGAAGCGGCGGTATTCGCCGCTGGTTTTGT
Proteins encoded:
- a CDS encoding GspE/PulE family protein gives rise to the protein MTEPIRIGDLLKSKGYITETQLRYALQVQRVTKEKLGKVLLRIGLASELSLARILSQQLNLELVDMDKEVPDLSLLPRFNKNSCMSLRIFPIRVEGDRLITATSELPDQRLEQAVFRGMGLRPSFVIAEDSKLVSAIYKYFYFLDNPVEKMLEQEAIVLAADSSQTVSLDNFLTHLLLLAVKRRASDVHIRPMDQGLSVAFRVDGVLVNEIHLQPQLRRLISAIKLQAGMNISEQRLPQDGRWSVTLLEQKYDIRTSSIITPFGENMVMRLLPQERASQSLDALGFLPKDVERMNRIFEEPFGIILLSGPTGAGKTTTLVAGLTSLDLLGKNVLTVENPVEYLVPLARQTQVNLPAGYDFADAMPSFLRHDPDVILIGEIRDEKTAKTALNAALTGHLVLSTLHSNTALGALPRLRGLGMDNLALSESLNALVSQRLLRTVCPHCIEEYEPSQEEIDYLQAEPKSLVRGNGCTFCNRTGYFGRTLTYEIIIFTREFRLAVQNSAPPSELMETARKHHFQDMFEIARFKILQHMTTVREVQRVLGVLRKGI
- a CDS encoding ExeA family protein, with protein sequence MESDIISILKLDANPFSPSAFTKGYFHTANTKRILEELHHGINFRKGFLVLVGEVGVGKTSLLYQFLHALEGENLATAWVFNSLLDRKELLLAIARDFGLEADDDLNLARLIELLHRFFLDRSAQGHNCAIIVDEAHNLSLETLEALRMLSNLEQEEKKLVQILLVGQPELKEKLDRPNLRQLRSRIGIFLTLDPLGKKDTTRYVQYKLASVGAELLVEQAATDRLWQATQGNLRMINLIMERTLYGLVAYNATEINLKIMNEAVTEIAEYQLDVAARLGMRPATKQLIWLGAAATLLLTLGFFFHAFSPSETLSRSDPYPTAAAGAPSALLHASNQGQGKGSGPVVQQPQVARDTESVSRPDQIDDHASHAPHPFATETPPPSSHVTFLSRHNLEHLLPVLNQALHKNDPGILEQQLPEHLQMVRLRELPPRDNIRYSALAWNTARGKDHAEGEPKWIALWEPVLSIEKFFPGLKNEKIDMLQRMLLKLGYYDGPEDGTAGFMMWQAINNFQREWPVQHTGFPDPETILWIAALTRHQ
- a CDS encoding type II secretion system F family protein, with amino-acid sequence MERGVANLPFSDESPAIRYLEHQGSIVLNIRRLSGLSATLSKISSYGVGRVNRSELAEFLNNMGVQLGAGVSILEALDEIIQDTSNKMLRMTLKFIRSDIVSGQTFAAAMARHPGVFPPMVINLARIGEETGNLDSILLKASEHLRRMQEIISSTKRALIYPLFLITLIMAATIFWFWYVVPNLLQLFLDMDVDLPLITRALIKVGEWTRAYLGIAGLALTAILALTFILRRGWPPFRYATDYLLLKLPLLRSILETSMASRISEYLGILLGAGIGVLRSFDIISDATPNTVYKKRLQEAKVSIKSGNNISSSMRQSHVLPSFAIRMINIGEQSGRMEEQTGYVAKVYREKLTNMVEVLGKTLEPALLVFMGLIFGVLIAGLLLPVYDLISEMNF